A genomic window from Sorex araneus isolate mSorAra2 chromosome 2, mSorAra2.pri, whole genome shotgun sequence includes:
- the SMIM34 gene encoding small integral membrane protein 34: MGELGIRQTTQGTPNQTQASTVLGQLLKGPLEGRSSTNSSRALKIPDGTSAAWYILTIFGIYGVIFLFRLASNILRKSDQSLEEVYYSNLTSELKKKGLRDNRAKGSPLTMSNGTVLQPAQSGLGILHGNSSSRDTGLSGVP; the protein is encoded by the exons ATGGGGGAGCTCG ggATCAGGCAAACAACTCAGGGGACCCCCAACCAGACCCAGGCCAGCACTGTCCTGGGGCAGCTGCTAAAGGGGCCCCTGGAGGGGAGGAGCAGCACCAACTCTTCCAGGGCCCTGAAGATCCCTGATGGAACCAGTGCGGCCTGGTACATTCTCACCATCTTTGGCATCTATGGCGTGATCTTCCTCTTCCGGTTGGCCAGCAACATCCTCCGGAAGAGCGACCAGTCCTTGGAAGAGGTCTATTACTCCAACTTAACCTCTGAGCTGAAGAAGAAAGGACTCCGGGATAACCGGGCCAAAGGCTCCCCGCTGACCATGAGCAACGGGACTGTCCTGCAGCCTGCCCAGAGTGGCCTGGGGATTCTGCACGGAAATAGCAGCTCCCGTGACACGGGACTCTCAGGGGTCCCTTGA